The genomic interval TAATGTTATTTTCTTATCCTCTTTTTTATAGGCAAAAAGCTTGTCTAACTCAGAATACAATGTCATTAAATCTGAAAAAGAGGATGCAATAAAATCAACACCGTCTCTATCAATTAAATAACCTTTTGAATTAGCGTACTCAACAATCTTTTGCGGGAATTCCCATTCCCTAACCTTTTTAAATGAAAATATTTCTGCACTTCTTGCAATCTCTTTGTTAAATGCAGCTCTTTTGTCAAAGCTTTCACATTCAAGAATTAAAAAACTCTTCTTTATATTTCCCGACTTTACAGCACTCAAAAACATTTCATAAACTTTTTTATCAGAGGATTTTACTTTAACCTTCTCAAAGTTTTCAACATGAACCACCCTTCTTGGTGCGCCAAAGGGCAACTCTTCCCATGAAGATAAAATTTCCCTCAACGAAACCCTTTTCCCGTCAAGTTTTAGATAATTAAAATCTGAAAAAGAATCTGGCAAAAGTGTTGATACAATTTCCTCAAGCTTTTTCTTTCTTAAATAATACTCTTCCCCTTCAATAATTATTACATTATTTTTGTAATCCATGAATTTACCCTTAATGCTATCTCTTCAGCAAGTTGCCCAGCAAGTTCTTTTCTCTTATCCACAAAGTATTTGGATTTTACGGGAAATTTCTGATAAAGCTTGATTGTATCTTTAAAAACAAAGGTCTTGCCATTTCTGATAAAAGTACATTCAACTTTATATCTCAACTCCTTTGCAGTCTGCCTGTTATCACTTCCACTTTGCACTGTAAAGGATTTAAAATTGTTAACATTAAGATAAACCTGAAAATCAGGATTTGCATCTTTACTTTCTGTGTATCCTGATAAATAGAGATTGTCTTTTATCTTCCACTCAATATCTTTCTTAAATTGAAGCAACAAAGGGTCATTAAAGTTAAATGCTTTTAGAATAAATGTATGCTGCGGGTAAGTGTTAACCTTATACCCGCAGGAAATGAACAAAATTGTCAGAACAAAAATTATCAATAGTTTTTTCATTATTTAACCACAATATTTAAAAGCCTGTTTGGAATATAAATCTTTTTAACAACAGCTTTTCCTTCAATTGCCTTTGCAACCTTGCTATCTTTAATTGCCAGTTCAAAAGCGGTATCTCCATCAATTCCTGCATCAACTTCAACTCTTCCTTTAACCTTACCATTAATCTGAACAATAAGGGTGAATGTTTCATCCTTCGCAAGTTCTTTATTAAATTCAGGCCACTTTGCAATATCAATTCCGTAAATCTCTCCCATTTCAGAGCAAATATGGGGAGCAAACGGCATAAGCATTTTTACAAGCCCGTGAAAAACCCCTTTAACTGCAATTTCATCCATCTTGTTTTCAGGCTTAAATGAGGAAAGGGAATTAAACAACTCCATTAGAGAAGCAATTGCAGTGTTTAAATGTATCCTTTTTTCAATATCCTCTGAAACCTTTTTTATTGTTTTGTGAAGTTTTTTAAGAAGCTCTTTCCCTGAAGAAGATAGTTCATTTATCTTTAAAGAAGTTTCTGCCTTAATAAGTTCAGCGTTTTCTTCTCCAAAATTCCAGATTCTTGTTAAAAACCTTAAAGCACCTTCTGCCCCCTGATCCTGCCAGTCAATTTCTTTTTCAGGTGGTGCAGCGAAAAGCATAAATACCCTAACAGCATCAGCACCGTACTTCTTTATCATCTCATCAGGGTCAACAACATTGCCTAAAGACTTTGACATCTTTCTTCCGTCTTTAATTACCATTCCCTGGGTTAAAAGCCTTACCACAGGCTCTTCAACAGGGACAAGCCCTAAATCGTGAAGAAACATTGTAAAAAACCTTGTGTATATAAGGTGCATTGTTGCATGCTCAATACCGCCTATGTATAAATCAACCGGAGACCAGTACTCAACCTTCTCTTTTGAAAAAGGCTCATTGTTATTTTTAGGATCAATGTACCTGAAATAGTACCAGCTGGAATCTAC from Thermotomaculum hydrothermale carries:
- the holA gene encoding DNA polymerase III subunit delta, with amino-acid sequence MDYKNNVIIIEGEEYYLRKKKLEEIVSTLLPDSFSDFNYLKLDGKRVSLREILSSWEELPFGAPRRVVHVENFEKVKVKSSDKKVYEMFLSAVKSGNIKKSFLILECESFDKRAAFNKEIARSAEIFSFKKVREWEFPQKIVEYANSKGYLIDRDGVDFIASSFSDLMTLYSELDKLFAYKKEDKKITLNDIKEVLFPAKEYTFFDIQDALIEKNLQKALRVGTALIEGGTSFASISGFLESTFKKSYTLAFEEKPSNLSYYQRKLLSLAGIYKKEGIERALILIYKVLSLSRKGTLPETVYITYLFAFLQRIADRGK